A genomic window from Luteolibacter sp. LG18 includes:
- a CDS encoding CmpA/NrtA family ABC transporter substrate-binding protein → MFAIPPASKQPIRLGFLPLNDCAPLAVAKEAGLFDRYGVDVELVRLPGWATVRDMLFFGELDAAQSIAGLAFSLTLGIGQLRRDVCVPLVLSAHGNAITLSNRIPAEMIGRGEGLAGFINHYWKENRPFTMAAAHRYSSHHLLLQSWLRQHGVQPGRDIELIFLPPPLMPGHLASGHLDGYCVGEPWNSESILSGQGWCAATSSQIASGHPEKVLVASGELAGERRQELLAMTAALLHACRLCQAPTFRDELIRILALERYTGASEASLRNSLGPTFDTGKGTVDASTFHLFHGSDVNCPTPDKASWFLAGMRAADLLPDNTTGGSLTRIYRHDLFRAASELLLPS, encoded by the coding sequence ATGTTCGCGATCCCGCCTGCCTCCAAGCAACCCATCCGGCTCGGTTTCCTGCCGCTGAACGACTGCGCCCCGCTCGCAGTGGCCAAGGAAGCCGGCCTCTTCGACCGCTACGGCGTCGATGTGGAGCTGGTGCGGCTGCCGGGCTGGGCCACGGTGCGGGACATGCTGTTTTTCGGCGAACTGGACGCGGCGCAATCGATCGCGGGCCTCGCTTTTTCCCTCACGTTGGGGATCGGGCAGCTCCGCCGCGACGTCTGCGTGCCGCTGGTGCTGAGTGCCCACGGCAATGCGATCACGCTTTCGAACCGGATCCCGGCGGAAATGATCGGCCGCGGCGAAGGCTTGGCTGGTTTCATCAATCACTATTGGAAGGAGAACCGCCCGTTCACCATGGCGGCAGCGCACCGCTATTCCTCCCACCACCTGCTGCTGCAATCGTGGCTGCGCCAGCACGGCGTGCAGCCGGGCCGGGACATCGAACTGATCTTCCTGCCGCCGCCGCTGATGCCGGGGCACCTCGCCAGCGGCCACCTCGACGGCTACTGCGTGGGCGAGCCATGGAATTCCGAATCGATCCTCTCCGGCCAGGGCTGGTGCGCGGCGACCTCTTCCCAGATCGCCTCCGGCCATCCGGAAAAGGTGCTGGTGGCGAGCGGCGAGCTGGCGGGTGAGCGCCGCCAGGAACTGCTGGCGATGACCGCGGCGCTGCTGCATGCGTGCCGCCTGTGCCAGGCCCCGACCTTCCGCGACGAACTGATCCGGATCCTCGCGCTGGAACGTTACACCGGAGCCTCCGAGGCTTCGCTGCGGAACAGCCTGGGACCGACGTTCGACACCGGCAAGGGCACGGTCGACGCCTCCACGTTCCATCTTTTCCACGGCTCGGACGTCAATTGCCCGACGCCGGACAAGGCTTCCTGGTTCCTGGCCGGCATGCGTGCCGCGGACCTTCTGCCGGACAACACCACCGGCGGATCGCTGACACGCATCTACCGCCACGACCTGTTCCGTGCGGCCAGCGAACTGCTGCTGCCGTCCTGA
- a CDS encoding nitrate/nitrite transporter, with translation MKLSDLKSSGHWPTLLTAFLYFDFSFMVWTVLGALGPQIAESLKLDPGQKGMMVAVPILSGAILRLVLGLLVDRIGAKTTGIIAQLFVIGALTVGWVFGLKDFHAVIAFGFALGVAGASFAVALPQAGRWYPPNMQGVVLGLAGAGNIGVVLDSLIAPRLAAVYGWQSVFGFALIPALLTFAAYTIFSKEAQVTVVKKKLSDYVRLLKEKDAHWFCFYYTVSFGGFVGLASYYGLYFRSEFGFSPIKAGDFAAACTCVGALARPIGGAISDRIGGIRSMLVLYASAAVLLLVSAGVHSLWLNTGLFLGVSAALGMCNGSIFQLLPQRFAKDMGIMTGLVGCGGGLGGFYLASSLGIAKQSFGSCSPGFIAFAVLCLVAVSGLSLVKTRWRTTWGASADARI, from the coding sequence ATGAAACTCAGCGATCTGAAATCCTCCGGCCATTGGCCGACGCTCCTCACGGCGTTCCTCTACTTCGACTTCTCGTTCATGGTTTGGACGGTCCTCGGTGCCCTCGGCCCGCAGATCGCCGAGTCGCTGAAACTCGATCCAGGCCAGAAGGGCATGATGGTGGCGGTGCCGATTCTCAGCGGTGCGATCCTCCGCCTGGTGCTCGGCCTGCTGGTGGACCGCATCGGCGCGAAGACCACCGGCATCATCGCGCAGCTCTTCGTGATCGGAGCGCTGACGGTGGGATGGGTTTTCGGATTGAAGGATTTCCACGCAGTGATCGCCTTCGGCTTCGCGCTCGGCGTGGCGGGAGCCTCCTTCGCGGTGGCTCTGCCGCAGGCCGGCCGCTGGTATCCGCCGAACATGCAGGGCGTGGTGCTGGGCCTGGCGGGCGCCGGCAACATCGGCGTGGTGCTGGACAGCCTGATCGCCCCGCGTCTGGCGGCCGTCTATGGATGGCAGTCGGTCTTCGGTTTCGCGCTGATCCCGGCGCTCCTCACTTTCGCCGCCTACACGATCTTCTCGAAGGAAGCGCAGGTCACGGTGGTGAAGAAGAAGCTCTCCGACTACGTGCGCCTGCTGAAGGAAAAGGACGCCCACTGGTTCTGCTTCTACTACACGGTTTCGTTCGGTGGCTTCGTGGGTCTGGCCAGCTACTACGGTCTCTACTTCCGCTCCGAGTTCGGCTTCTCTCCAATCAAGGCGGGTGACTTCGCCGCCGCCTGCACCTGCGTCGGCGCGCTGGCCCGCCCGATCGGCGGCGCGATCTCGGACCGCATCGGCGGCATCCGCTCGATGCTGGTGCTCTACGCCTCCGCCGCGGTGCTGCTGCTGGTTTCCGCGGGCGTGCACTCGCTGTGGCTGAACACCGGCCTGTTCCTCGGCGTGAGCGCCGCGCTCGGCATGTGCAACGGCTCGATCTTCCAGCTCCTGCCACAGCGTTTCGCGAAAGACATGGGCATCATGACCGGCCTGGTGGGATGCGGCGGCGGCCTCGGCGGCTTCTACCTTGCCAGCTCGCTGGGCATCGCCAAACAATCCTTCGGTTCCTGCTCGCCCGGCTTCATCGCCTTCGCGGTCCTCTGCCTGGTGGCGGTCTCCGGCCTCTCGCTGGTGAAGACCCGCTGGCGCACGACCTGGGGTGCGAGCGCCGACGCCCGCATTTGA
- a CDS encoding protein phosphatase 2C domain-containing protein: MKVRHTLCALPRDPDGPSSDAVSYAGWDDGFLAALADGAGTDPAAREAANHAVSQIVTHYRTHPLGWTPGKALRETVRLINRTLWNESHARFERPEMVCTLVVALYDEGTLHVVGIGDSRVYLLRQGQLVQLTEDDTDPLLPLKLTKAIGTGETVEVFTARHSIEPDDVLLLCSDGIHHHLTLEELHAKLAAGAAARAIATEARDASPPESRDDCAAIRIDVVSLGWTAKRRDGQLPVPEKLSNGQKVDGWTLIRSFGANDRCWLAEREGCRQVMKFAPTEAGTDPVIAQGFLKETWNAIRFSDDPAFVKAWENPQRTALYYNMEFVDAPGLHGWLRQRHLQVDEAVKLGTFLVDACIRLLRHDLVHGDIKPENVLVGTAYDSLFFKVVDLGSCCEVFSHRSRAGTASYLAPERFKNSPINERSEIFSIGVTLYEALTGDLPFGQIERFQTPVFKEPKPPSTLNALVPPWLDAVVLRACAIQPDKRYQHFSELLHDLANPHKVRPWHADHTPFIERNPVLFWKLAALLFAATSLVLALLLARK; encoded by the coding sequence ATGAAGGTCCGTCACACGCTTTGCGCCCTGCCGCGCGATCCAGACGGGCCCTCATCGGATGCGGTTTCCTACGCCGGCTGGGACGACGGGTTCCTGGCGGCGCTGGCCGACGGGGCCGGGACCGATCCCGCGGCCCGGGAGGCGGCGAACCACGCGGTTTCCCAAATCGTCACCCACTACCGCACCCACCCGCTGGGATGGACGCCCGGCAAGGCGCTGCGGGAAACGGTGCGCCTGATCAACCGCACGCTGTGGAATGAATCGCACGCGCGGTTCGAGCGACCGGAGATGGTCTGCACGCTGGTGGTGGCGCTCTATGACGAGGGCACGCTGCATGTGGTCGGCATCGGAGACTCGCGGGTCTACCTGCTGCGCCAGGGCCAGCTCGTCCAATTGACCGAGGACGACACCGATCCCCTGCTGCCGCTGAAGCTGACGAAGGCGATCGGCACCGGTGAAACGGTCGAGGTTTTCACGGCCCGGCATTCGATCGAACCGGACGATGTCCTGCTGCTATGCTCGGACGGGATCCATCATCATCTCACGCTGGAGGAACTCCATGCCAAGCTGGCCGCGGGCGCGGCCGCCCGCGCGATCGCGACCGAGGCGCGCGATGCCTCGCCGCCGGAGTCGCGCGACGATTGCGCCGCGATCCGGATCGACGTGGTGTCGCTGGGCTGGACCGCGAAGCGCCGGGACGGACAACTGCCGGTGCCGGAAAAATTGAGCAACGGCCAGAAGGTCGACGGCTGGACGTTGATCCGCTCGTTCGGCGCGAACGACCGCTGCTGGCTGGCGGAGCGCGAGGGCTGCCGCCAGGTGATGAAGTTCGCGCCCACGGAAGCCGGCACCGATCCGGTGATCGCCCAGGGTTTTTTGAAGGAAACGTGGAACGCGATCCGGTTTTCGGATGATCCGGCGTTCGTGAAGGCGTGGGAGAACCCGCAGCGCACGGCGCTCTATTATAATATGGAGTTCGTGGACGCACCGGGGCTCCACGGCTGGCTGCGGCAGCGCCACCTGCAGGTGGACGAGGCCGTGAAGCTGGGCACCTTCCTGGTGGATGCCTGCATCCGCCTGCTACGGCACGATCTGGTCCACGGCGACATCAAGCCGGAGAACGTGTTGGTCGGCACGGCCTACGATTCCCTTTTCTTCAAGGTCGTCGACCTGGGTTCGTGCTGCGAGGTGTTCTCGCACCGGTCGCGGGCGGGCACCGCGAGCTACCTGGCGCCGGAGCGTTTCAAGAACTCGCCGATCAACGAGCGCAGCGAGATTTTCTCGATCGGGGTCACGCTTTACGAGGCCCTGACCGGGGATCTGCCGTTCGGGCAAATCGAGCGGTTCCAGACGCCGGTGTTCAAGGAGCCGAAGCCACCAAGCACGCTGAACGCGCTGGTGCCGCCGTGGTTGGACGCGGTGGTGCTACGCGCCTGTGCGATCCAGCCGGACAAGCGCTACCAGCACTTCAGCGAGCTGCTGCACGACCTGGCGAATCCGCACAAGGTGCGGCCTTGGCACGCGGACCACACGCCGTTCATCGAGCGGAACCCGGTGCTGTTCTGGAAACTGGCGGCGTTGTTGTTCGCGGCCACCTCACTGGTGCTGGCGCTGTTGTTGGCGCGGAAGTAA
- a CDS encoding CmpA/NrtA family ABC transporter substrate-binding protein, whose translation MKTDSPLSRRGFLSASTKATALGLLAAGLPARWAGAQSVSDAPETTHINFGIIALTDCSPIVVAHEKGLFKKYGIESTVTKGASWAAIRDSLSNGDIQATHMLLGMPIASTMGLGGAPKKPMVVPWILNRNGQAITLANSLKGKVAADPKALKPLVDAAKAGGNPMTFAMTFPPGTHAMWLRYWLAAGGINPGDAAGANADISLITIPPPQMVANMKVGKMDGFCVGEPWNAKSIADDIGFTATTTQAIWKDHPEKVCAFTEEFAAKNPKTVKAVLKALHEASVWIDEMKNREDLAKIVSAPTYINCPPEAILGRLQGKYDMGDGRKLRDPDYMIFSERNCNYPQPKYAKWWLTQLRRWGFTDGAPDYEGVAKQVMRNDIYEEAMKELGVTHGGLSTSPEKLFDGTVFDPTADLEAYAAAFAVKTPKG comes from the coding sequence ATGAAAACCGACTCGCCTCTCTCCCGCCGGGGCTTCCTGAGCGCCTCCACCAAAGCCACCGCACTCGGCCTCCTCGCCGCCGGCCTGCCCGCCCGCTGGGCGGGTGCGCAATCCGTTTCCGACGCTCCGGAAACCACGCACATCAACTTCGGGATCATCGCGCTGACCGATTGCTCGCCGATCGTGGTCGCGCATGAAAAGGGGCTCTTCAAGAAGTATGGCATCGAGTCCACGGTGACGAAGGGCGCGAGCTGGGCCGCGATCCGCGACTCGCTTTCCAACGGTGACATCCAGGCGACCCACATGCTGCTGGGCATGCCGATCGCCTCGACCATGGGTCTCGGCGGCGCGCCGAAGAAGCCGATGGTGGTGCCGTGGATTCTCAACCGCAACGGCCAGGCGATCACGCTGGCGAACAGCTTGAAGGGCAAAGTGGCCGCCGATCCGAAGGCGCTCAAGCCACTGGTCGACGCGGCCAAGGCCGGGGGCAACCCGATGACCTTCGCGATGACTTTCCCGCCGGGCACGCACGCGATGTGGCTGCGCTACTGGCTGGCGGCCGGCGGCATCAATCCCGGTGACGCCGCGGGCGCCAACGCCGACATCTCCCTGATCACCATCCCGCCGCCCCAGATGGTGGCGAACATGAAGGTCGGCAAGATGGACGGCTTCTGCGTGGGCGAACCGTGGAACGCGAAGAGCATCGCCGACGACATCGGCTTCACCGCCACCACCACCCAGGCGATCTGGAAGGACCACCCGGAGAAGGTGTGCGCGTTCACCGAGGAATTCGCCGCCAAGAATCCGAAGACGGTCAAGGCGGTGCTCAAGGCGCTGCACGAGGCCAGCGTGTGGATCGACGAGATGAAGAACCGCGAGGACCTGGCGAAGATCGTCAGCGCCCCGACCTACATCAACTGCCCGCCGGAAGCGATCCTCGGCCGCCTGCAGGGCAAGTATGACATGGGCGACGGCCGCAAGCTCCGCGACCCGGACTACATGATCTTCAGCGAGCGCAACTGCAACTACCCGCAGCCGAAGTACGCCAAGTGGTGGCTCACCCAGCTCCGCCGCTGGGGCTTCACCGACGGCGCGCCGGACTACGAGGGCGTGGCGAAGCAGGTCATGCGCAATGACATCTACGAGGAAGCGATGAAGGAGCTGGGCGTCACCCACGGCGGCCTCAGCACCTCGCCGGAGAAGCTGTTCGACGGCACCGTCTTCGATCCCACGGCCGACCTGGAGGCCTATGCCGCCGCGTTCGCCGTCAAGACTCCCAAGGGTTGA
- the ntrB gene encoding nitrate ABC transporter permease: MNFFSKLKLDSILLPLLAILFCVGIWSFVSGKSTTTTKTDDWGDKVTVTTREGLSKDLPSPVETWTASKPYIEQPVAKRGELDQGILRFTWLSLKLVAQGYLLALVVATPIGFLLGLSKMFTKAFDPIIQILRPVSPLAWLPLGMVIFSGLKIMGPDGRVSFGTSDAAALFTIAICSMWPTVLNTAVGVRAVPQDYLNVAKVLKLSKAKTLFKILIPSALPYMFTGFRLSLGIAWLVIVAVEMLIGKPGVGGFLWQQYNANSFAHIILCILTIGLVGYVLDRLMSLVEGRFRTA, from the coding sequence ATGAACTTCTTCTCAAAACTCAAGCTCGACTCCATCCTCCTGCCGCTGCTGGCGATCCTGTTCTGCGTCGGCATCTGGTCCTTCGTTTCCGGAAAATCGACGACCACCACCAAGACCGATGACTGGGGCGACAAGGTCACCGTCACCACCCGCGAGGGCCTCTCGAAGGATCTCCCCTCCCCGGTCGAAACGTGGACGGCCAGCAAGCCCTACATCGAACAGCCGGTGGCCAAGCGCGGCGAACTCGACCAGGGCATCCTGCGCTTCACCTGGCTCTCCCTGAAGCTGGTGGCCCAAGGTTACCTGCTGGCCCTCGTGGTGGCCACACCGATCGGTTTCCTTCTCGGGCTTTCGAAGATGTTCACCAAGGCCTTCGACCCGATCATCCAAATTCTCCGCCCGGTGTCCCCGCTGGCCTGGCTGCCGCTCGGGATGGTGATCTTCAGCGGCCTCAAGATCATGGGCCCGGACGGCCGGGTGTCCTTCGGCACCTCCGATGCCGCCGCCCTTTTCACGATCGCCATCTGCTCGATGTGGCCGACGGTTCTCAACACCGCCGTGGGCGTGCGCGCGGTGCCGCAGGACTACCTGAACGTGGCGAAGGTGCTGAAGCTCTCGAAGGCGAAGACCCTGTTCAAGATCCTGATCCCCTCCGCGCTGCCCTACATGTTCACCGGCTTCCGGCTGTCGCTCGGGATTGCATGGCTGGTGATCGTGGCCGTGGAGATGCTGATCGGCAAACCCGGCGTCGGCGGCTTCCTGTGGCAGCAGTACAACGCGAACAGCTTCGCCCACATCATTCTCTGCATCCTCACCATCGGCTTGGTCGGCTACGTGCTGGACCGCCTGATGAGCTTGGTCGAGGGCCGATTCCGCACCGCTTGA
- a CDS encoding ABC transporter ATP-binding protein, giving the protein MNPPLIQLNGVTKGYRRGSSRNVVLNDVNLTVEEGDFVSIIGYSGTGKSTLISLLAGLIKANEGEVLMEGKPIRGASPERGIVFQNYSLLPWLTVEQNIRLAVDQVFPNMTLAERAEHTASYIAMVKLSHAATKYPKELSGGMRQRVSVARALAMKPRVLLLDEPLSALDALTRATLQDEISDIWQQQRTTVIWITNDPDEAILLADRVIPLLPGKGGATLGEPIPVPLDRPRDRRQVVHESAFKKLRHEIVQTLSAAKRGVDAAAVTRKLSVPDILPEDLSVKRIFGGRPTVRRRSQLQKDEVKIPVS; this is encoded by the coding sequence ATGAACCCACCGCTCATCCAACTCAATGGCGTGACCAAGGGCTACCGCCGCGGTTCATCACGCAACGTGGTGCTCAACGACGTGAACCTGACGGTCGAGGAAGGCGACTTCGTTTCGATCATCGGTTACTCCGGCACCGGCAAATCCACCCTCATCTCGTTGCTCGCCGGCCTCATCAAGGCCAACGAGGGCGAGGTGCTGATGGAGGGCAAGCCGATCCGCGGCGCGAGCCCGGAACGCGGCATCGTCTTCCAGAACTACTCGCTGCTGCCGTGGCTGACGGTGGAGCAGAACATCCGCCTCGCCGTCGACCAGGTGTTCCCGAACATGACCCTGGCGGAGCGGGCCGAGCACACGGCGAGCTACATCGCGATGGTGAAGCTCTCCCACGCGGCCACCAAGTATCCGAAGGAGCTTTCCGGCGGGATGCGCCAGCGCGTTTCGGTGGCCCGCGCCCTGGCGATGAAGCCGCGGGTGCTGCTGCTCGATGAACCGCTCTCCGCGCTGGACGCGCTCACCCGCGCCACCCTGCAGGACGAGATCAGCGACATCTGGCAACAGCAGCGCACCACGGTGATCTGGATCACCAACGATCCGGACGAGGCGATCCTGTTGGCAGACCGGGTGATTCCCCTGCTGCCCGGCAAGGGAGGTGCGACGCTGGGCGAACCGATCCCGGTGCCGCTCGACCGGCCGCGCGACCGCCGCCAGGTGGTCCACGAGAGCGCGTTCAAGAAACTGCGCCACGAGATCGTGCAGACGCTCTCCGCGGCGAAGCGGGGCGTGGACGCCGCGGCGGTGACCCGCAAGTTGTCCGTGCCCGACATCCTGCCCGAGGATCTTTCCGTGAAGCGGATCTTCGGCGGCCGCCCGACCGTGCGGCGGCGCTCCCAGCTTCAGAAGGACGAAGTCAAAATTCCCGTGTCATGA
- a CDS encoding ABC transporter ATP-binding protein: MSEKAPALELFRLNKAYPSPAGPAVIVKDFSINLKRGEFATLIGHSGCGKSTVLSMVAGLTGITDGGIILDGRETTEAGPDRGIVFQSPCLLPWMSALDNVMLGVNQVYYTASKTERRELAEYYLSVVGLGDAMDKYPAELSQGMRQRVGIARAFALQPKMLLLDEPFGMLDSLTKIELQQVLLDLWRRNQLTTLMVTHDVDEAIFLSDRVIMMTNGPEATLGEILEIDFPRPRQREMVINDPLFHAYREHLVSYLTERAHLRSEPKTYNKSNLLTFSGDPAADAHAPRSGVAAA, from the coding sequence ATGAGCGAAAAAGCCCCAGCCCTCGAACTGTTCCGCCTGAACAAGGCCTATCCTTCCCCGGCGGGTCCCGCCGTGATCGTGAAGGACTTTTCCATCAACCTGAAGCGCGGCGAATTCGCCACCCTCATCGGCCACTCCGGCTGCGGCAAGTCCACGGTGCTCTCGATGGTGGCCGGCCTGACCGGCATCACCGACGGCGGCATCATCCTGGACGGCCGGGAAACGACCGAGGCCGGCCCGGACCGCGGGATCGTGTTCCAATCGCCCTGCCTGCTGCCGTGGATGAGCGCGCTCGACAACGTGATGCTCGGGGTGAACCAGGTTTATTACACCGCCTCCAAGACCGAGCGCCGGGAACTGGCCGAGTATTACCTCTCGGTGGTCGGCTTGGGCGACGCGATGGACAAATACCCCGCCGAGCTGTCCCAGGGGATGCGCCAGCGGGTGGGCATCGCCCGCGCCTTCGCCCTCCAGCCGAAGATGCTGCTGCTCGACGAGCCGTTTGGCATGCTGGACTCGCTGACCAAAATCGAGCTTCAGCAGGTCCTCCTGGACCTCTGGAGGCGGAACCAGCTCACCACCCTGATGGTCACGCACGACGTGGATGAGGCGATTTTCCTGTCCGACCGGGTGATCATGATGACGAACGGGCCGGAGGCAACCCTCGGCGAGATCCTGGAGATCGATTTCCCCCGGCCCCGCCAGCGGGAGATGGTCATCAACGACCCGCTGTTCCATGCCTACCGGGAGCACCTGGTCTCCTACCTGACCGAGCGAGCCCATCTTCGCTCTGAACCAAAGACTTACAACAAGAGCAACCTGCTCACCTTTTCCGGAGATCCGGCTGCGGACGCCCACGCACCCCGCTCCGGAGTCGCCGCGGCGTGA